A genomic segment from Methanolobus zinderi encodes:
- a CDS encoding DUF1269 domain-containing protein: MSKETINEGQGAESVGMFVAAYVEEMGADHALDSLKQSKKHGGFYYDDAAVVRHDAKGKVHIKETEDMSTGKGVGIGTLIGGVIGLLGGPAGVVVGAGAGAVVGGAAAHHDAGFDNKSLKEIGTSLPSGTSALVVTTSKKFVEEVRKHTPKTETLTMAKEISHEISDHLAARKDVLLAMDLTMDGIAASEVVSSPEEVEVFGIAVSEEEAVAGAGEVTSEGAVEFAAVSTGETKKKE, encoded by the coding sequence ATGAGTAAGGAAACGATAAACGAGGGACAAGGTGCTGAAAGTGTGGGTATGTTTGTAGCTGCCTACGTAGAAGAGATGGGTGCAGACCATGCTTTAGATAGTTTGAAGCAGTCCAAAAAGCACGGCGGCTTTTACTACGATGATGCTGCCGTGGTGCGTCACGATGCCAAAGGAAAAGTACACATCAAAGAGACGGAAGATATGAGTACCGGCAAAGGTGTCGGGATTGGCACCCTGATCGGCGGCGTTATCGGTCTGTTGGGGGGACCGGCAGGTGTGGTCGTTGGTGCCGGTGCGGGTGCCGTAGTAGGTGGTGCCGCAGCTCATCATGATGCCGGCTTTGACAACAAATCTCTAAAGGAGATCGGTACCTCTCTACCTTCCGGCACTTCGGCCCTTGTTGTTACAACCAGCAAGAAATTTGTTGAAGAGGTGCGCAAGCATACTCCTAAAACGGAGACACTTACGATGGCCAAGGAAATTTCCCACGAGATCAGTGACCATCTGGCCGCCCGCAAGGATGTATTGCTGGCTATGGATCTGACCATGGATGGAATAGCGGCTAGCGAGGTTGTTTCCTCTCCTGAGGAAGTTGAAGTATTTGGCATCGCTGTCTCTGAGGAGGAAGCAGTTGCCGGTGCGGGTGAGGTCACATCAGAGGGTGCTGTGGAATTCGCTGCTGTCTCTACAGGGGAAACGAAGAAAAAGGAATAG
- a CDS encoding MFS transporter, which yields MMKKWSVLITLSMAMFIIVIDTTIMNVSISALIEDLDTTVSGIQGAISIYALVMASFILIGGKLGDILGKKRTFLIGTILFGIGTFTASISQGLGTLLIGWSVIEGLGSALMLPNIQTLLRDEYQGKDLAFAYSIVSAIGAVGAAVGPIVGGYLTTFHTWRWAFLLEVLVVVSVLVLSRSIKADLPMEGKPKFDFAGSFLSVLSLFSIVLGILLGQVYGFWLAKQPFVIGPFEIAPFGLSITPVLIGLGILLLMLLFRWEKRQEGTGGDGLFKPSLFNVPGLFPGFFVRSLQMGLTAAFLFTFPLLLQLTFEFTAMQTGFALLPLSAAVLVAAIVGARLTARFIAKRIIQAGFLLIIFGLGIVAATVKPDVQPSDLSYGVVFGAGIGLVTSQILNLIYSSVDEHETPETAGITGTFEQLGNSIGVALVGTIMIGTLMTGLTVSIEDSTAIPQQYKPELNAAVQDGVQLVSDTQIQNWLQTTDADAELKAEIMDIYAADRTQAFKVGIAFLIFLALVGLVSTVGLSDRKLVEK from the coding sequence ATGATGAAGAAATGGTCGGTGCTGATCACACTTTCAATGGCGATGTTCATTATTGTGATCGACACAACGATAATGAACGTGTCCATATCGGCTTTGATCGAAGATCTGGACACCACTGTAAGCGGTATCCAGGGAGCTATCTCGATCTATGCACTTGTCATGGCATCGTTCATACTCATCGGTGGTAAACTGGGTGACATTCTGGGCAAGAAGAGGACATTTCTGATTGGTACGATACTTTTCGGTATAGGCACTTTCACTGCTTCCATAAGTCAGGGACTGGGCACATTACTGATAGGCTGGTCTGTTATCGAAGGTCTGGGATCAGCACTGATGCTGCCCAATATACAGACCCTGCTGAGGGACGAATATCAGGGAAAGGATCTGGCTTTTGCCTATAGCATAGTCAGTGCTATCGGTGCTGTGGGAGCGGCTGTAGGTCCAATCGTGGGTGGTTACCTGACAACATTTCATACCTGGCGCTGGGCTTTCCTGCTAGAGGTGCTGGTAGTGGTCTCGGTGCTGGTGCTTAGCAGAAGCATCAAGGCAGATCTGCCGATGGAAGGAAAGCCGAAGTTTGATTTTGCAGGCTCATTCCTGTCCGTTCTGAGCCTTTTCTCCATTGTCCTGGGAATTCTATTGGGACAGGTCTACGGATTCTGGCTTGCCAAGCAGCCTTTTGTGATCGGACCTTTTGAAATCGCTCCTTTTGGCCTTTCCATTACCCCTGTCCTTATCGGACTTGGAATATTATTGCTGATGTTGCTTTTCAGGTGGGAAAAGCGGCAGGAGGGGACCGGTGGCGATGGCCTGTTCAAACCTTCGCTCTTCAATGTACCCGGCCTTTTCCCCGGATTTTTTGTCCGTAGTCTTCAGATGGGCCTTACTGCTGCCTTTCTCTTTACCTTCCCACTGCTACTGCAGCTTACCTTCGAGTTCACTGCAATGCAGACGGGCTTTGCACTTCTTCCCCTGTCGGCAGCAGTATTGGTGGCTGCCATAGTAGGGGCCAGACTGACAGCCAGGTTCATAGCAAAGCGCATCATCCAGGCAGGATTTTTGCTGATCATCTTTGGTCTTGGGATCGTGGCAGCAACTGTGAAACCGGATGTACAGCCATCGGACCTGAGCTATGGGGTTGTGTTCGGTGCAGGTATAGGACTGGTGACTTCCCAGATCTTGAACCTCATTTACTCCTCGGTCGACGAGCACGAGACTCCTGAAACCGCAGGTATTACCGGCACCTTCGAACAGCTTGGCAACTCCATAGGTGTAGCTCTGGTGGGTACTATAATGATTGGTACTCTGATGACAGGTCTGACGGTAAGTATAGAGGACAGCACTGCGATTCCACAGCAATATAAACCGGAACTCAACGCGGCTGTACAGGATGGTGTACAACTGGTCTCGGACACCCAGATACAGAACTGGCTGCAAACAACAGATGCGGATGCAGAACTAAAAGCAGAGATCATGGATATTTATGCTGCTGACCGGACCCAGGCCTTTAAGGTAGGGATAGCTTTCCTGATCTTCCTGGCCCTGGTGGGGCTGGTGTCAACGGTTGGCCTGTCGGACAGGAAGCTGGTGGAAAAATAA
- a CDS encoding LEA type 2 family protein: MIKRLIILFIILFVMFMAMGCTSTDTEDQPVDNDTGANQTEQEDMNIEESAQAVRDTELRIRGIEVNEISRDVVDLTLTFAVYNPGDTTVELERMEYDIYANDVRMGEGTFEEPIEIPPDEEIETTTNFVGSVSTAPAAILGAVTEGEVVWTMEGTMFFNTESGTVEQSFSREFQRGEEQ, from the coding sequence ATGATAAAGCGATTGATAATACTGTTTATAATACTGTTTGTTATGTTCATGGCTATGGGATGTACGTCAACAGATACCGAGGACCAGCCAGTAGATAATGATACCGGGGCAAATCAGACTGAACAGGAAGATATGAATATAGAAGAGAGCGCTCAGGCTGTAAGAGATACGGAACTGCGGATCAGGGGCATCGAGGTAAATGAGATCAGCAGGGATGTGGTCGATCTGACTTTGACCTTTGCTGTATATAATCCCGGGGATACTACGGTGGAACTTGAAAGAATGGAATATGATATCTACGCTAACGATGTGAGAATGGGAGAGGGGACCTTTGAGGAACCTATTGAGATACCACCGGATGAAGAAATAGAAACGACAACAAACTTTGTAGGATCAGTTTCAACAGCACCGGCAGCAATCCTCGGTGCCGTGACGGAAGGGGAAGTTGTATGGACCATGGAAGGGACCATGTTCTTTAATACGGAATCAGGAACAGTTGAGCAGTCATTTTCCAGAGAATTCCAGAGGGGAGAGGAACAATAA
- a CDS encoding LURP-one-related/scramblase family protein, translating into MLRRRRERSGGPGVLRSRATPEATGEGEHLGTRFKVLQRFFTIGDRFFIEDEHGNRAFRIENKVLRLRKTLKFQDLDGNDIYKIQEKVARIRDTMEIESDGHTVAKVHNALITPLRDRWKVSVTDGEDLTAKGNILNHEYKIMRNGRVIGEVSKKWFRVRDTYGVDVHDGEDALLILAITVVIDTMAHKGR; encoded by the coding sequence ATGCTCAGGAGAAGAAGGGAAAGGTCTGGAGGCCCTGGTGTGCTCAGAAGCAGAGCCACACCTGAAGCCACCGGGGAAGGAGAGCACCTCGGCACACGATTCAAAGTCCTCCAGCGTTTTTTTACAATTGGGGACCGCTTTTTTATAGAGGATGAACACGGTAACAGAGCATTCCGAATCGAGAACAAGGTACTTCGCTTGCGCAAGACACTGAAGTTCCAGGATCTTGATGGTAATGATATCTACAAGATACAGGAGAAAGTGGCACGTATACGCGATACCATGGAGATCGAGAGTGATGGCCATACTGTTGCAAAGGTTCATAATGCACTTATCACACCGCTGCGTGACCGCTGGAAGGTCTCCGTTACAGACGGCGAGGATCTGACGGCTAAGGGCAATATCCTGAACCATGAATATAAGATCATGAGAAATGGCCGGGTCATCGGAGAGGTTTCTAAAAAATGGTTCCGTGTCCGTGATACATATGGTGTGGATGTGCACGACGGTGAGGACGCCCTGCTTATTCTTGCAATTACTGTGGTCATTGATACAATGGCACACAAAGGACGATAA
- a CDS encoding HdeD family acid-resistance protein: MSNIYDLDSVNSQALLLGGIASLIFGILLLSWPGATLSVIMLLVGLWWLIQGIFMIFGIFLDSSQWGWKLFSGIIGIVAGILVLQHPLQASVIVPATLALIIGILGLSMGILVLIAAFAGDGWGTGILGVASILIGLLFIFNVYLGATILVWSIAFLMIVSGISGIYWAYRDHEFVVKKGHTPH, from the coding sequence ATGTCAAACATATACGATCTGGATTCGGTAAATAGCCAGGCATTATTGCTGGGAGGAATCGCCTCGCTTATATTCGGCATTTTGCTGCTTAGCTGGCCTGGGGCTACACTATCTGTAATTATGTTACTTGTTGGTCTTTGGTGGTTGATACAGGGAATATTCATGATATTCGGTATATTCCTTGACAGTTCACAATGGGGCTGGAAACTATTTTCAGGAATAATAGGGATAGTCGCCGGCATACTTGTCCTGCAACATCCGCTTCAGGCATCTGTTATAGTACCGGCAACTCTGGCACTTATTATTGGAATACTGGGGCTTAGTATGGGAATTTTAGTTCTGATCGCTGCCTTTGCAGGTGACGGATGGGGAACAGGCATACTTGGTGTTGCCAGTATTCTCATAGGTCTGCTGTTCATCTTCAATGTCTATCTCGGTGCAACTATACTTGTATGGTCGATTGCCTTCTTGATGATAGTATCCGGAATAAGCGGAATATACTGGGCATACAGGGATCATGAATTTGTAGTCAAGAAAGGTCATACACCACATTGA